Proteins encoded together in one Anaerococcus murdochii window:
- a CDS encoding ABC transporter permease, which translates to MTVLINIMASSVEIGLVFGVLAMGYMLTYKILEYYDLTLEGSYPLGAFLTAAAITSGLNPYLGLVLSVLGGAAAGSITYFLYKKVRVEPLLTGILTLTMLYSVNLKIKGVSNIPVAQYPSIFGSIPKWIILLTFVLIIKFLIDHFLRSEQGYLLKVTGNNRKLVKALGKDPDAYVFWGLIISNALIGLAGGLMTNYQGFADIGMGTAMIVTGLASIIIGDTIAKNSNKLRDTTRAILGAIVYRLISGIAIYFGLNPNDLKLITALIVIAFIAYNNYLGKKQYRKLVKDVRN; encoded by the coding sequence ATGACAGTTTTAATAAATATCATGGCCTCATCGGTCGAAATTGGCTTAGTCTTCGGTGTCCTCGCCATGGGCTATATGCTAACATACAAAATTTTGGAATACTATGACCTAACTCTTGAAGGCTCCTACCCGCTGGGAGCCTTCTTAACAGCGGCGGCTATCACAAGCGGTTTAAATCCCTATCTTGGCCTTGTTTTATCAGTCCTAGGTGGGGCAGCAGCAGGTTCTATCACTTATTTTCTCTATAAAAAAGTGAGAGTTGAGCCTCTTCTAACAGGTATCTTGACCCTAACTATGCTTTATTCAGTGAATTTAAAAATCAAGGGCGTGTCAAATATCCCAGTTGCCCAGTATCCATCAATTTTTGGCAGCATTCCAAAATGGATAATCCTCCTCACCTTTGTCCTTATAATAAAATTTTTGATTGACCATTTTCTCAGAAGCGAGCAGGGATACTTGTTAAAGGTTACTGGCAATAACAGGAAACTTGTCAAGGCCCTTGGCAAGGACCCAGATGCCTATGTATTTTGGGGATTAATCATATCGAATGCCCTAATTGGCCTTGCGGGAGGATTAATGACCAACTACCAAGGTTTTGCCGATATAGGCATGGGTACAGCCATGATTGTTACGGGCCTTGCTTCAATCATAATTGGTGATACAATCGCAAAAAATTCAAACAAACTAAGAGATACTACCAGGGCGATTTTGGGTGCCATTGTCTATAGGCTAATTTCAGGTATAGCAATCTATTTTGGCCTAAATCCAAATGACCTAAAGCTAATCACCGCCCTAATCGTAATAGCCTTCATTGCCTACAATAATTACCTAGGCAAAAAACAGTACAGAAAGTTGGTAAAAGATGTTAGAAATTAG
- a CDS encoding ABC transporter ATP-binding protein produces the protein MLEIRNISKTFNLGTPEEVTIFDNFSLKIDEGVATTIIGPNGCGKSTLMNIISGSLKVDGGSILIDGEDVTKLSEEKRAAYIGKVNQDPKDGVATNLDIYENMALALKKGKKFTLKNLKKNADEKEIIERLKSLNLGLENKLHTKTGLLSGGQRQSLSLLMATAKRPKLLLLDEHTAALDPKTSRNVMDKTRSLIDTEKITTLLISHNLRDVIKYSDRIIMLNKGKIAIDVMAKDITEPELIKKYKEELGEYEG, from the coding sequence ATGTTAGAAATTAGAAATATATCAAAAACTTTTAATCTTGGGACTCCTGAGGAAGTGACAATTTTCGATAATTTTTCCCTAAAAATTGACGAAGGAGTAGCAACTACCATTATCGGCCCAAACGGTTGTGGCAAGTCAACTCTCATGAATATAATCTCTGGGTCGCTCAAAGTCGACGGCGGTTCGATTTTAATTGACGGGGAAGATGTGACCAAGCTTTCCGAAGAAAAAAGGGCAGCCTACATCGGCAAAGTCAACCAAGATCCAAAAGATGGAGTTGCAACTAATCTTGATATTTACGAAAATATGGCCCTTGCCCTTAAAAAAGGCAAGAAATTTACCCTAAAAAACCTAAAGAAAAACGCAGATGAAAAAGAGATTATAGAAAGGCTTAAGTCATTGAATTTGGGTCTTGAAAACAAACTCCACACAAAGACCGGCCTTCTTTCAGGCGGCCAAAGACAATCCCTATCGCTTTTGATGGCAACAGCCAAGAGGCCAAAACTTTTGCTCCTTGATGAGCACACAGCTGCCCTAGATCCAAAGACAAGTAGGAATGTAATGGATAAGACCAGGAGCCTAATTGATACAGAAAAAATCACCACCCTTTTGATTTCCCACAACCTAAGAGACGTCATAAAATATTCTGACAGGATAATCATGCTAAATAAGGGCAAAATCGCCATAGATGTGATGGCAAAAGATATCACAGAACCTGAACTTATTAAAAAATACAAGGAAGAACTCGGCGAATACGAAGGATAA
- a CDS encoding metal ABC transporter permease — MLEFAFMRKALFLGFLLSIMIPIIGIVMVNRKTSMIGDALSHTALAGVGMGLILGFDPLLGSAIICVLAAFLIELIRKKFPQYGDMATAVIMSTGLGIAAILSDFAPGGNSFESYLFGSISSVTTTDIINTSIVFILVIILSATRYSALLAIAIDPNTARLSGVKVQAMDAVFTLLAAITIALSVKIIGALMVTSLIVLPVATALIVAKSYKQTFFITTILGVIYMMVGIIVSYHFDIKPGGAIVVNALIGMAVFAIYKKIVKK; from the coding sequence ATGTTAGAATTTGCTTTTATGAGAAAAGCTCTTTTTCTAGGCTTTCTCCTTTCAATAATGATCCCAATTATTGGTATTGTAATGGTTAACAGAAAAACCTCCATGATTGGAGATGCCCTCTCCCACACAGCTCTAGCTGGTGTTGGTATGGGATTAATCTTAGGTTTTGATCCCCTACTTGGATCTGCAATAATTTGTGTACTGGCAGCCTTCCTAATAGAATTAATAAGAAAAAAATTTCCCCAATATGGGGATATGGCAACAGCGGTAATTATGTCGACAGGCCTTGGTATAGCTGCTATCCTGTCAGATTTCGCTCCCGGTGGCAATTCCTTTGAATCCTACCTTTTCGGTTCGATTTCATCGGTAACTACAACTGATATTATAAATACTTCTATTGTATTTATCCTGGTTATTATCCTTTCTGCGACCAGGTATTCAGCCCTCTTGGCCATCGCCATTGACCCAAATACTGCAAGACTATCTGGGGTTAAGGTCCAGGCAATGGACGCCGTCTTTACCCTCCTTGCAGCAATTACTATAGCCTTGTCTGTTAAGATAATCGGAGCCTTGATGGTAACAAGCCTCATCGTCCTTCCGGTTGCAACAGCCCTCATAGTCGCCAAATCCTATAAACAAACCTTTTTCATAACTACTATACTTGGCGTGATTTATATGATGGTAGGGATCATTGTTTCTTACCATTTTGACATCAAACCAGGTGGCGCTATTGTGGTAAACGCCCTTATAGGCATGGCTGTATTCGCTATTTACAAAAAAATTGTAAAAAAATAA
- a CDS encoding sensor histidine kinase, with protein MFNYIIKRFKKIVIRILALLFFLTFLLMVFLYLNYKLGDKYPNPNDLYSYVENNKTDSYLNEKNKDFLKEKDIWAIRLDKDGKVIESFNKPREVKNKLEITDVAGFTRYYLADYPVFTYIIGDGLILFAYPKNSLDKLPFNYYNYQNLVFNMWLVVIFIVLFLLFVYVFYRMDIRDILKNISPFQKAIDKLFEDDYEKLDENGELKDLALSINKANEKYNNLKKSQSKWIRGVSHDVRTPLAKISWELNKENKNELDTRNIQDQILKISNILEGLNLTMSLANIDKENFEAKSPLKVIRKVIVDKLNENPEREIVFENRLRDPDIKIKMDPTLFYRMVENILKNSLAYTDGKIELIISSPDNQLRIEVLDQGCGVDDDIIKRINEEDLTNITRHGLGIFISKQIAELHGGNFLVKNKDPGLEVSFIFDL; from the coding sequence ATGTTTAATTACATTATAAAAAGATTTAAAAAAATCGTAATTAGAATCCTTGCTCTTTTGTTTTTCTTGACATTTTTGCTAATGGTCTTTCTCTACCTAAACTATAAGTTGGGAGATAAATATCCAAATCCTAATGACCTTTATTCCTATGTAGAAAACAATAAAACCGACTCCTACCTTAACGAAAAAAACAAGGACTTTTTAAAAGAAAAAGATATTTGGGCCATAAGGCTAGATAAGGATGGCAAAGTCATAGAATCTTTCAACAAGCCAAGAGAGGTTAAAAATAAATTAGAAATCACAGATGTAGCTGGCTTTACCAGGTACTACTTGGCTGACTACCCTGTTTTTACCTATATTATAGGAGATGGCCTAATCCTTTTTGCCTATCCAAAAAATTCCCTGGATAAGTTGCCCTTTAATTATTATAACTACCAGAATCTTGTATTTAATATGTGGCTAGTTGTCATATTTATAGTTTTATTTTTGCTCTTTGTCTATGTCTTTTACAGGATGGATATAAGAGATATACTTAAAAATATTTCGCCTTTTCAAAAGGCCATTGATAAGCTTTTTGAAGATGACTATGAAAAACTAGATGAAAACGGAGAATTAAAAGACCTTGCCCTTTCAATTAACAAGGCCAACGAAAAATATAATAACTTAAAAAAATCACAAAGTAAGTGGATTAGGGGAGTAAGCCACGATGTGAGGACTCCTCTTGCAAAAATTTCCTGGGAACTTAATAAAGAAAACAAAAATGAGCTCGATACTAGAAATATCCAAGATCAAATTTTGAAAATTTCAAATATCCTAGAAGGCCTCAATCTAACTATGTCCCTTGCCAACATCGACAAGGAGAATTTTGAGGCAAAAAGCCCCTTAAAAGTAATCCGAAAAGTCATAGTCGATAAGTTAAATGAAAATCCCGAAAGAGAAATTGTCTTTGAAAATAGGCTAAGGGATCCAGATATAAAAATCAAAATGGATCCAACCTTGTTTTATAGGATGGTAGAAAATATCTTAAAAAATTCCCTTGCCTATACCGATGGGAAAATCGAATTGATAATTTCAAGCCCTGATAATCAGCTAAGAATAGAGGTCTTAGACCAAGGCTGCGGAGTGGATGATGATATAATAAAAAGAATTAACGAGGAAGATTTGACTAATATTACAAGGCATGGCTTGGGGATTTTTATTTCCAAACAAATAGCTGAATTGCATGGGGGAAATTTCCTCGTAAAAAATAAGGACCCAGGCCTTGAGGTTTCCTTTATCTTTGACCTTTGA
- a CDS encoding heavy metal translocating P-type ATPase: protein MRASLAHRLDTRARFVYEEDLSFDLANNLKYLVQGLEGVKFCKVNPLANSFTVTFEKGSLPNLARFILDLDIKTIKDLVIDDPDFYPQEEEDIFRILRDAFYRRIFFRYFIPAPLGPYFIMLRAYPFIRDGLKAIRQRKLNVDLLDATAISVSLATGEFGDAANIMFLLNLGEKLEDYTLKKSQEDLAHSLALNIDKVFVVEDGEKYLKPLKEVEIGDLVEVEMGSTIPVDGEVVDGLAMVNEASFTGESEPVKKNKGSIVFAGTALEEGNILVRVSKKYDDSRLSHIINLISESERNKSLSQKKAENMADSLVKYSFIGAGLTYLLTRNFIKAKSFLMVDFSCALKLTIPIATMKAISQASDMDVIVKGGKFLENLSQADTIVFDKTGTLTKSEPSLAKVIALTDINEDECLRIAACLEEHFPHSIANAVVKAAKDKDLHHEEMHSKPEYIVAHGIRAYIADRAALIGSEHFILEDEGIEISDQTRQMIDKLKENYSLLYLAFADRLIAVLCIEDPIREEAAGIIKDLRKLGFKEIAMLTGDAENAAASVAKSLGLDHYQSQVLPEDKEAYVRKKKAEGRKVIMIGDGINDSVALSAADVGIAMHQGADIAKEISDISIGTDSLEGLVDAIKLAKAMDKRIKADYRKIVSINSSLIILGVLGFLSNTNSSLIHNMSTVAIAGQNMNNYRI from the coding sequence ATGAGGGCAAGTTTAGCCCACAGGCTAGATACTAGGGCCAGGTTTGTCTATGAAGAAGACCTCTCCTTTGACCTAGCCAATAATTTAAAATACTTAGTTCAAGGTTTGGAAGGAGTTAAGTTTTGTAAGGTAAATCCCCTTGCAAATTCCTTTACAGTTACATTTGAAAAGGGAAGTCTTCCAAACCTTGCCAGGTTTATCCTAGACCTTGATATAAAAACAATAAAAGACTTAGTTATTGATGATCCTGATTTCTACCCACAAGAGGAAGAGGATATTTTTAGGATTTTGAGGGATGCTTTCTATAGGAGAATTTTCTTTAGGTATTTCATACCAGCACCTCTAGGTCCATACTTCATTATGCTTAGGGCTTATCCATTTATCAGAGACGGTTTAAAGGCTATCCGCCAGAGAAAACTTAATGTGGATCTTTTAGATGCCACAGCTATTTCTGTGTCCTTGGCAACAGGAGAATTTGGCGATGCGGCCAATATTATGTTCCTCTTGAATTTAGGTGAGAAATTAGAAGATTACACCTTAAAGAAATCCCAAGAAGATTTGGCCCATTCCCTTGCCTTAAATATTGACAAGGTATTTGTGGTTGAAGATGGCGAAAAATATCTAAAACCTCTTAAGGAAGTGGAAATAGGAGACCTTGTTGAAGTTGAAATGGGATCTACAATTCCAGTTGACGGTGAGGTTGTAGACGGCCTTGCCATGGTCAATGAAGCATCCTTCACAGGTGAAAGCGAACCTGTTAAGAAAAACAAGGGGTCAATTGTCTTTGCAGGTACAGCCCTCGAAGAAGGTAATATCCTTGTTAGGGTGAGCAAAAAATACGATGATTCAAGGCTAAGCCACATTATAAACCTCATTTCTGAAAGCGAAAGAAATAAGTCACTTTCACAGAAAAAGGCAGAAAATATGGCTGATTCCCTTGTAAAATACTCATTTATAGGTGCAGGACTCACCTACCTACTTACAAGAAACTTCATCAAGGCTAAATCATTCTTGATGGTAGACTTTTCTTGTGCACTTAAATTGACAATTCCTATTGCAACTATGAAAGCAATAAGCCAAGCATCAGATATGGACGTTATAGTAAAGGGCGGCAAGTTTTTAGAAAACCTATCCCAAGCTGATACCATCGTTTTTGACAAGACTGGAACTTTGACTAAGTCAGAGCCAAGCCTTGCTAAGGTTATTGCCCTTACAGATATAAATGAGGATGAGTGTTTGAGAATAGCAGCCTGCCTTGAGGAACATTTCCCACATTCAATCGCCAATGCAGTTGTGAAGGCAGCTAAGGATAAGGACCTCCACCACGAGGAGATGCATTCAAAACCAGAATATATCGTAGCCCACGGTATAAGGGCCTATATAGCTGACAGGGCAGCCCTAATTGGGTCAGAGCACTTCATTTTAGAAGACGAGGGTATAGAAATATCCGACCAAACAAGGCAAATGATTGATAAATTAAAAGAAAATTATTCACTTTTATACTTGGCCTTTGCAGATAGGCTAATTGCTGTCCTTTGTATAGAAGACCCAATAAGGGAAGAGGCAGCAGGTATTATAAAAGATCTAAGAAAGCTAGGCTTTAAGGAAATTGCCATGCTCACAGGTGATGCAGAAAATGCAGCAGCCTCTGTTGCAAAAAGCCTAGGCCTAGACCATTACCAATCCCAAGTCCTTCCAGAAGACAAGGAAGCCTACGTCAGAAAAAAGAAGGCAGAAGGCAGGAAGGTCATCATGATAGGTGATGGCATAAATGATTCTGTGGCACTTTCAGCTGCAGATGTTGGCATAGCCATGCATCAAGGAGCTGACATAGCCAAGGAAATCTCCGACATATCCATAGGCACAGATAGCCTAGAGGGCCTTGTAGATGCAATTAAACTTGCTAAGGCTATGGATAAGAGGATAAAGGCTGACTACAGAAAGATTGTAAGCATCAATTCAAGCCTAATTATCCTAGGAGTTTTAGGATTTTTGTCAAATACAAATTCATCCCTAATCCACAACATGTCAACAGTAGCCATAGCTGGCCAAAATATGAATAATTACAGAATTTAA
- a CDS encoding ABC transporter permease, which produces MLKLEFKKIKFINILLVSLIIPLLANTFGLINFMGNRETLTNEWQSLWTQVSLFYFSFFYIPLIAIVIASLWATEHRAGLKFIRLSPKKNMAFVGAKLILAFLIICLCQLYFLGLFYLGGKYIGGFSTIDFSIYFYYIGLSILLALPIIGIFGALAIRIRSFGITVLLSTIFTMFGFASAFRSLKIVGLSFLAIEANNLRFINPHDLVLLFIFALGELVIFFYLSNRFLKYENK; this is translated from the coding sequence ATGTTAAAATTAGAATTTAAAAAAATAAAATTTATAAATATCTTGTTGGTAAGTCTGATAATTCCCCTACTAGCCAACACCTTTGGCCTTATAAACTTTATGGGAAATAGGGAAACATTGACCAATGAATGGCAATCTTTGTGGACCCAGGTTAGCTTGTTTTACTTTTCATTTTTCTATATACCTCTAATTGCAATAGTAATAGCAAGTCTTTGGGCGACAGAACACAGGGCGGGCCTAAAATTTATTAGACTAAGCCCAAAGAAAAATATGGCCTTTGTAGGGGCAAAGTTGATTTTGGCCTTTCTTATAATTTGCCTTTGCCAATTATATTTTCTTGGACTTTTTTACCTGGGAGGAAAATATATAGGAGGATTTTCGACCATTGATTTTTCTATATATTTTTATTATATAGGTCTTAGCATCTTGCTTGCCCTACCAATAATTGGAATCTTTGGAGCCCTAGCCATAAGGATAAGGTCTTTTGGGATCACAGTTCTCCTATCTACAATCTTTACCATGTTTGGATTTGCAAGTGCCTTTAGGTCTTTAAAAATTGTAGGTCTAAGCTTTTTGGCAATAGAGGCTAATAATTTAAGGTTCATAAATCCACACGATTTGGTCTTATTATTTATTTTTGCTCTGGGAGAATTAGTAATTTTCTTTTACCTTTCAAATAGATTCTTAAAATACGAAAATAAGTAA
- a CDS encoding ABC transporter ATP-binding protein: protein MNKILEIKNLQKSYNNKKVLDIDHLEIAQGSIYGLIGKNGAGKSTLMKLILGLVKKDGGEIKVFGQEVSPKNQKDLNKNLGALIENPSFYDHLSGYENLEIICELKGIDKGEISKTLNLVGLNNVGKKKARDYSLGMKQRLGIAIALIGSPKLLILDEPINGLDPQGIEEMRNLFKNIVKNTSTSILISSHILDEMEKISTHIGILKEGKLTYNGSLEDYRKLHPPFISIQTSDNQKALALLDLDQVRIDGKKIILGKVSNQKISEIVNFLHGKVDIYRIEEEKESLEKLFIEESRS from the coding sequence ATGAACAAAATCTTAGAAATAAAAAATTTACAAAAATCCTATAATAATAAGAAAGTCCTAGATATTGACCACCTAGAAATTGCTCAAGGTTCAATTTATGGCCTAATAGGCAAAAATGGAGCTGGAAAGTCAACTCTTATGAAGCTTATACTAGGTCTTGTTAAAAAAGACGGAGGGGAAATCAAGGTTTTTGGTCAAGAAGTAAGTCCCAAAAACCAAAAAGACCTTAACAAAAATCTCGGAGCCCTAATTGAAAATCCATCTTTCTACGACCACTTAAGTGGCTATGAAAATCTTGAAATAATTTGCGAGCTTAAGGGAATAGATAAGGGAGAAATTTCAAAAACTCTTAACCTTGTTGGCCTTAACAATGTGGGCAAGAAAAAAGCAAGGGATTATTCGCTGGGTATGAAACAAAGACTTGGAATTGCAATTGCCCTAATAGGTAGTCCAAAGTTATTAATCTTAGATGAACCAATAAATGGCCTCGATCCTCAGGGAATTGAGGAAATGAGAAACTTATTTAAAAACATAGTGAAAAACACTTCCACAAGCATTCTGATTTCTTCACACATCCTTGATGAGATGGAAAAAATCTCCACCCACATCGGTATCCTCAAGGAAGGAAAATTAACTTATAATGGAAGTTTGGAAGACTATAGAAAACTCCATCCACCATTTATTTCCATCCAAACATCTGACAATCAAAAAGCTCTCGCTCTTTTAGACTTAGATCAGGTAAGGATAGACGGTAAAAAGATTATTTTGGGCAAAGTTTCTAACCAAAAAATATCTGAGATAGTAAATTTCTTGCATGGCAAGGTTGATATATACAGGATTGAAGAAGAAAAAGAAAGCCTAGAAAAACTCTTTATCGAAGAAAGTAGGTCTTAA
- a CDS encoding ABC transporter substrate-binding protein, with amino-acid sequence MKKLLRKKITRLVMALAAIFLLGSCANKEGKKEYIIGVIQIADHPSLDAAREGFLEELDKEGLSYKLIDHRAGGDISLIPQLASDLKIKGADLIYTIGTPAAQGVYNIVNDRPILFTAVTDPIGAGLVDEKSRTGANITGVSDYVDPAKVIDDFLEIYPETKTLATMYNTNEQNSLVQIEALEKALKERGLSLKKQGVSSINDIPQALASLKSGTDAMVTVTDNVVVNAMPVIAKTLKDEKIPSLAFDEGSVENGALIAEGVNYRKIGTRAGQMAGEILKENKNIRDIPFEDAKDLEMLVNKETAEILGLDLNKEALKKANIMENKEGK; translated from the coding sequence ATGAAAAAATTATTAAGGAAAAAAATCACCAGGCTAGTTATGGCCCTTGCTGCCATCTTCCTTTTAGGATCTTGTGCCAACAAGGAAGGCAAAAAAGAATACATAATTGGAGTAATTCAAATTGCCGACCACCCATCACTTGATGCGGCCAGGGAAGGATTTTTGGAGGAACTTGATAAGGAAGGTTTATCCTACAAATTAATTGACCACAGGGCTGGAGGGGATATTTCCCTAATTCCCCAGTTGGCAAGCGACCTAAAAATCAAGGGGGCAGATTTGATCTATACCATAGGCACTCCTGCTGCCCAGGGCGTTTATAACATAGTTAACGACAGACCAATCTTATTTACAGCAGTCACAGACCCAATCGGAGCAGGACTTGTGGACGAAAAGTCAAGGACCGGAGCCAACATCACTGGCGTTTCTGATTATGTCGACCCAGCCAAGGTTATAGATGACTTTTTGGAAATTTATCCAGAAACCAAGACCTTGGCTACTATGTATAACACAAATGAGCAAAATTCTCTTGTCCAAATCGAAGCCCTAGAAAAAGCCCTCAAGGAAAGGGGATTAAGCCTTAAAAAACAGGGAGTTTCATCAATTAACGACATTCCTCAAGCACTTGCTAGTCTAAAATCCGGGACAGATGCCATGGTCACTGTTACTGACAATGTGGTTGTAAACGCCATGCCAGTTATAGCCAAGACCTTGAAGGACGAAAAAATCCCAAGTCTGGCCTTTGATGAAGGTTCGGTTGAAAACGGAGCCTTGATTGCAGAAGGTGTTAATTACAGGAAAATCGGCACAAGAGCTGGTCAGATGGCAGGGGAAATCCTCAAGGAAAATAAAAATATAAGGGATATTCCTTTTGAAGATGCCAAGGACCTAGAAATGCTTGTAAATAAGGAAACGGCAGAGATTTTGGGACTTGATTTAAACAAGGAAGCCCTCAAAAAAGCAAATATTATGGAAAATAAGGAAGGAAAGTAA
- a CDS encoding response regulator transcription factor: MDFRKNFNILIVDDETNLLENLYNFLKEKGFNKIYTAKNLKESRFKLANFKIDLVVLDLMLPDGSGFDLLKEIRKTSDMAVIILSALDGIDDRKEGFENKADDYLVKPFFPDELLWRIDAVLRRSKKIKNDEKINLGKVIFDKSKGILIKNAEEIPLTATQFKILAYLADNINMIVSIDRILENIWEDSYGYENTLITHIYRIREKLEDNPRDPKILITIKGLGYKLVKED; the protein is encoded by the coding sequence ATGGATTTTAGAAAAAATTTCAACATACTAATAGTAGATGACGAAACAAATTTATTGGAAAATTTATATAATTTTTTGAAAGAAAAGGGTTTTAATAAGATTTATACCGCCAAAAACCTCAAGGAATCAAGGTTTAAGCTTGCAAATTTCAAAATTGACCTAGTGGTCCTTGACCTGATGCTACCCGACGGGAGTGGTTTTGATCTTTTAAAGGAAATAAGAAAGACCTCAGATATGGCAGTCATAATCCTCTCCGCCCTTGATGGGATAGATGACAGGAAGGAAGGTTTTGAAAACAAGGCCGACGACTACCTTGTCAAGCCATTTTTCCCTGATGAACTCCTTTGGAGGATTGATGCGGTTTTAAGACGCAGTAAAAAAATAAAAAACGACGAGAAAATTAATTTAGGAAAGGTAATTTTCGATAAGTCCAAGGGCATCCTCATAAAAAATGCAGAGGAAATCCCCCTAACTGCCACCCAATTTAAAATCCTGGCCTACCTAGCCGACAACATAAATATGATTGTCTCTATTGACCGTATTTTGGAAAATATTTGGGAAGATTCCTATGGGTATGAAAACACATTGATAACCCACATTTACAGGATTCGTGAAAAACTCGAAGACAATCCGAGAGATCCAAAAATCCTAATTACCATCAAAGGTTTGGGCTATAAACTGGTGAAGGAAGACTAA
- a CDS encoding metal ABC transporter ATP-binding protein: MKAIEIKNLTFAYNKIPVIKSCDFDLEMGDLALILGGNGSGKSTLIKLMLGELKKDSGSIKILGRNIEDYKSYKDIGYVPQINIVNKISFPITCLELVSLNLYEDFGMIKIPRKIHYQKARDILIKMGMEEYINTPVNELSGGLAQRAMIAKSMINNPQILILDEPTAGVDKESKANFFETIDILSEKFSITIVMVTHELKEMESLDLNMQKYEMVEGRLVKC, translated from the coding sequence ATGAAAGCAATAGAAATAAAAAATTTGACTTTTGCCTACAATAAAATCCCCGTCATAAAATCTTGTGATTTTGACCTAGAAATGGGAGATTTGGCCCTCATCCTCGGTGGAAACGGCAGTGGCAAGTCAACTTTAATAAAATTAATGTTGGGTGAATTGAAAAAAGATTCAGGTTCTATAAAAATCTTAGGCAGGAATATCGAAGATTACAAGTCCTATAAGGACATCGGTTATGTTCCCCAAATAAATATAGTAAACAAAATATCCTTTCCTATAACCTGTCTAGAGCTTGTATCTTTGAACCTTTATGAGGATTTTGGCATGATTAAAATTCCTAGAAAAATCCACTACCAAAAGGCAAGGGACATCCTTATAAAAATGGGCATGGAAGAATACATCAATACTCCAGTCAATGAATTGTCTGGCGGCCTTGCCCAGAGGGCAATGATAGCCAAGTCTATGATTAACAACCCTCAAATCCTTATCCTTGACGAACCTACAGCAGGTGTCGATAAGGAAAGCAAGGCAAATTTCTTTGAAACCATAGATATACTTTCCGAGAAATTTTCTATAACAATTGTCATGGTCACCCACGAACTTAAGGAAATGGAAAGTCTCGACCTAAATATGCAAAAATATGAGATGGTAGAAGGGAGGCTAGTAAAATGTTAG